CTGCGGTTTTCCGATGATCCCGATGGCCGCAGCCTGCACCTGGCCATGGTGCCCTTTCCCGCGATCCTGGTACCGATGTACGTCACCATGGCGATGGCGGCATTCGGGCTCTACCAGTCCCACGTGCGCCACAACCCCTCGGAACTGCTGCTGCGCATGGTGCTGGCGTTCGCCTTCGGTGGTGTCGGGCTGCTGGTGACCTACTACGTGCTGCCGCAGACCTACATGGGACGCGGCCTGCTCTCGATCAACCTCGCGCTCGGGTTCGTGGCGGTTGCCGCCCTGCGCTGGGGCGCGCGCAGCCTGACGGGCGGCGCTGCCTACAAGCGCCGCGTGCTTGTCTACGGTGCCGGCGAGCAAGCCGACCTGATCAACCGCCGCATGCGCCGCCGGGCCGACCGGCAGGCATTCTGCGTGGTCGGATTCGTGCCGGCCCCCGGCCAGCGGGTCGTGGTGGCCGCCGACCTCCTCGTGCGCAGCCCGCTCGACCTGGTTTCCCTGACCCGCGAGTTGAGCGTGCAGGAGATCGTCCTGGCCCCGGACGAGCGTCGCGGCGGCCTGCCGATGGATGACATCCTGGCCTGCGCACAGCGTGGCATCTCCGTGGTCAACATCCCGATGTTCTTCGAGCGCGAGGCGGGCATGATCAAGCTCGAGGCGGCCGATCCGTCTTCGCTGGTGTTCTCCGGCGGCTTCGACCATTCACTGATGCGACGCCTGAGCAAGCGCTGCTTCGACCTCGCCGCTGCGACGGCGCTGCTGCTGGTGGCGTGGCCGGCCATGCTGCTGGTCGCGCTGGCCGTGCGCATCGAAGGCGACGGGCCCGTGCTCTACCGGCAGGTGCGGGTGGGCGAGGGCGGGCGCAGCTTCGAGCTGGCCAAGTTCCGCAGCATGCGCGCCGACGCCGAAGGCGATGGCGTCGCGCGATGGGCGAGCCGTGACGACAACCGCACCACGCGCGTGGGGCGCTTCATCCGCAAGACCCGCCTGGACGAACTGCCCCAGCTGTTCAACGTGCTTGCAGGCGACATGAGCTTTGTCGGCCCGCGGCCGGAGCGGCCGCAGTTCGTGCAGCAGCTCAACGGCGAGATCCGCTACTACAACGTGCGCCACTCCGTGAAACCCGGGCTCACCGGCTGGGCGCAATTGCGCTATCCGTACGGCGCATCGGTCAGCGATGCCCACGAGAAGCTCAAGTTCGACCTCTTCTACGTCAAGAACCAGGGACTCGTGTTCGATTTCATGATCCTGCTGCAGACCGTGGAAGTCGTGCTGTTCCGGCGCGGTGCGCGCTAGACCGGCCGCATGCGGCCGCGGATTCCGTTAACTGATCAGACCCTCGAACGGATGATCCAGTGAGCCAGCACGAAACGCGCATCCGCGCATTCATCGATGAGAACTTCCCCCCGGCGGGTCCCGGCGGGCCGCCCGCGGCCGAGCTGAGCCTGCTTGAATCGGGCGTCATCGATTCCATGGGCGTGCTGCTGCTCGTCACCTGGCTGGAGCAGGAGTTCGGCTTCATCGTCGACGACGATGAAGTGCTGCCGGAAAACCTCGACAGCATCGCCGCCATCGATGCCTTCGTCGCGCGCAAGCTCCAGGAGATGGAGCTGGCGGAGTGACGGCACGTTGCGAGCGCTGGCTGGCGCGGGCGGCCGCGCACCAGCCCGGGAAGTCGGCGATCGTCCGCGGCGACCGCCGCGTCGACTACGCCGAGCTCCACGCCGAGAGTGAACGCTTCGCCGCCGCGCTTGCACAACACGTCGGCCTGGAGGACGGCGAGCGCTGCGTGGTGTTCATGGACAACTCGGTCGAAGCCGCGGTCGGCGTTTTCGGCACCCTGCGCGCCGGCGGCGTGTTCTCGGTGATCAATCCCACCACCAAGGCCGACAAGCTGGCGTTCGTGCTCGCGGATTGCGGTGCGACGGTCCTGCTGACCCAGGCCAGCCTGTTGCCGGTCGCCCAGTCGGCGGCGGCGCGAGCGCCCAGCGTTCGCTGCATCGTGGTGGTCGATGCCGATGGCGATGGCGTTGATGGCGCGGCCATCGGGTACCGGCGCTTCCTCGCCGCGTCCGACCCGGCCTGCCTGCCGCCACAGGTCGGCATCGATACCGACCTGGCGATGCTGGTCTACACATCGGGGTCGACCGGCAATCCCAAGGGCGTGATGATGACGCACGCCAACGTGCGCTTCGCGGCCACGTCGATCACCACCTACCTGCAGGCCAGCCGCGACGACGTCGTGCTCAGCGTGCTTCCCCTGGCGTTCGATTACGGCCTGTACCAGTTGCTGATGTGCGTGAAGCTGGGCGCCACCCTCGTGCTGGAGACGTCCTTCGCGTTTCCGCAGAAGGTGCTGCCGCTGCTGGCCAGCGAGCGCGTGACCGCGTTCCCGCTCGTGCCGACGATGGCGGCGCTGATCGTGCAGCTGCGCAACTTCGACCCGGCCTGGGCCGCCAGCGTGCGCTATCTCACCAACACTGCCGCTGCGCTGCCGCCCGCGCACATCCGCAGGTTGCAGGACCTGTTCCCGGCCGCGCGGGTGTATTCGATGTATGGGATGACCGAATCCAAGCGCTGCACCTGGCTGCCGCCGGAGGAGCTTGCGCGACGCCCGGAGAGCGTCGGCATCGCCATCCCCGGCACGCAGGCCTGGGTGGCCGACGATGCCGGGCGACCGCTGCCTGCGGGCGAGGTCGGCGAACTGGTGGTGCGCGGTGGCCACGTGATGCAGGGCTACTGGAACAATGCCGAAGCCACCGCGCGCGCGCTGCGCCCCGGCCGCTACCCCTGGGAGCGGGTGCTGCACACCGGTGACCTGTTCCGCATGGATGCCGAGGGGTTCCTGTACTTCGTCGGCCGCAAGGACGACATCCTCAAGTCGCGTGGCGAGAAGGTCAGCCCCAAGGAAGTCGAGAACGTGCTGTATGCGATGCACGGCGTGCGCGAGGCCGCACTGGTGGGTGTTCCCGATCCGGTGCTCGGCCATGCGCTGAAGGCGCTGCTGGTGGTCGACGATCCCGGCCTGGACGCGCGCGCGGTTATCGCGCACTGCCGCGCCCACCTCGAGGAGTTCATGGTGCCGCGCACGGTGGAGTTCCGCGAATCGCTGCCCAAGACCGGCACCGGCAAGATCCGGCGCAGCGAACTCCAGGCCGAAGCCGAGGGGCGCCAGGCCGCGGAGGCCTGAGCCGCCACGGACGCCCGGGTCAGGCGGCCCCGGCCGCTGCTTCCTCGCGCCGCCGCCCGCCGGCGGCGTGGATGCCCTGCAGCAGGCGCGTGGAGAGGATGCCGACGAAGGCCTGGTTGTCGGCGAAGCCTCCCGCGTTGCCGGCACGCGCTTTCTCGTACAGGCGCGACACCGCGTCGGCGTCGAACATGCCATCGGCGCGGATCGCGTCGCGATCGAAGGCTTCGGCCACGTAGTCGAGCGGCTTTCCGTCGACGAAAAAGCATTCGCTGTCGGGAGCCCGATAGGGCTGTTTCGTGCGGCTGAGGATGTCGGCCGGCAACAGGTCGGCCAAGGCCTTGCGCAGCACGTGCTTTTCGGACAACCCATGCAGTTTCCACTGCGGCGGCAGGCGGTTCGCGAACTCGACCAGGGTGTGGTCGAGAAAGGGATAGCGGCCCTCGATCGAGGCCGCCATCGCCGCGCGATCGCCCTGGCTGGCCAGCAGATACCCGGCGAGCAACGTCTTCGCCTCCACGTACTGGTCGCGGGCCAGCGGCGTCCAGCGCATGAGCGCGGCTGGCAGGCGGGACTCCACCAGCGCCAGCGGGTCGAAGCCGGCGACCGCGGTGCGGAGTTCGGGTGACAGGAACCGGAGCGCGCGCCCCGACGTGGTCCAGCGCGGCACGTGCGAAAACACGGGCCGGTCGATGTGCTCCATGCCCTGCCCGAAAAACGCCGCGGCGAACGCGGGATTGGACGATGGCGAATTGGCGAGATAGCCGTACAGGCGTCCGAGCAGGCGGGGACGCGCGCTGGATCCGGGCTGGCGTGACCAGAAACGGCGGATCTTGGCTTCCTTGAACAGGTCGTAGCCGGCGAAGACCTCGTCGGCGCCTTCGCCGGTCAGCACCACGCGATACCCCTGGCGCCGCACGTCGTCGGCAAGCAGCATCAGGGGCACGCCCGCGGTGCGCAGCACCGGGGTTTCGGCATGCGCGATGAAGCGCCGGAATGCCTGGCCGATGTCGGCGGCTCCCACATGCAGCGTGGTGTGGTCCGTCCCGAGGTGCCGGACCATGGCCTGCTGGTGCCGGCTCTCGTCGAACTCGCGCTGCGCGAACGCCACCGAGAACGTGCGCACCGGCGTATTCGTGGCGGTGCGGATCAGGGCGGCGATGCCCGACGAGTCCAGGCCACCGCTGAGGTAGGCGCCCACCGGTACGTCGGCGCGCAGCTGCAGCCGGACGGCATCCACGAGCCGCTCGCGCAGTTCGCCCGCGGCCTGGTCGATGTCATGCCAGTGACGGGCCGGGTCGGACGCGTCCGGGAAGGTCAAGTCCCAGTAGCGGCGCAGGCGCTCACGACCGTCGGCCTCGATGGTCAGGAGGTGGCCGGGCGGCAGCGTGGCCACACCTTGCCAGACGGTGTCGGGATCGAGCGGCGCCCACAGGGTCAGCGCCTGGGCGAGGCCCGTCGGATCAATGCATGCGTGTCCAGGCAGCGCCGCGAAGAGCGCCTTGGCCTCGGAGGCGAACCAGAGCGCGCCGCGCGCGCGCGTGTAGTACAGCGGGCGGATGCCGAGGCGGTCGCGCGCCAGCACCAGCCGGCGCCGGCTGCCATCCCACAGGGCGATGGCGAACTGGCCGTTGAGGTGGTCGACGAACGCATCTCCGTGCCGCTGGTACAGATGCACGATTACTTCGGTATCCGACCGCGTGTGGAACACGTGGCCCTGCGCTTCGAGCCGGGCTCGCAGTTCGATGAAATTGAAGATCTCGCCGTTGAAGACGATCCACACCTGGGCGTCCGGACTGGCCATCGGCTGGGCGCCGGTGGCGAGGTCGATGATGGACAGGCGCGCGTGCGCGAGACCCACGCCCTCGCTGACGTGGAAGCCGTAGCCGTCGGGACCACGATGGGCGAGGGTGGTGATCATCGATGCCAGCACCGCGCGCGCATCGTGCGCGGCAATGCCGGCCCCCAGATAGCCGGCCAACCCGCACATGGTCAGTCGTCCCCGTGGGCCTGGGGCGCGACGTCTGCAGTCATGGCCGCATGGTCCGCGCAGGCGCGCGGCCGTGCGCTGGCGGTGCGTCTGGCCCCGCCCGCTGTCGCGTGCTGCGGGCGCTGCGTGGCGACCGGCAGTGGATGCAGCGGGGTGTTGTGCCAGTCCGCCAGCCGCCCGCACTCGAAGTGCACCCAGGACGGTCCATACATCCAGAGCGAGTCGCTGGCGTCGCGCACCATGGGTTCGCCGAGCAGGACCGCGACGGTGCGGCGGTCCATGCCGGGTACGAGCTGTACGTCCATCGGGGCTTCCGCGAAAGGCGCGGCCTGCGGAGACTCGGCGGCCGGCGCGGCTGGCTCTTCGGAGGCCGGCAGCCAGTGCCAGGTTGCACCCGCCACGATCAGCACCGTCAGCACCGAGCGCATCCACATTGCATGGCGTGTGGCCGAGGGGGGCAGCTGCGCCGTGGGTGACGCGGTGCGGGCCTGCATGTGCCGCCCGTTCCACTGGCTGCCATGTTGCAGCGGCGCGGTCTGCGCGGTGGTGCCGGCGGCGTGCGCCGGAGCCCCGGGCAGCCGGCCACGCGCGCGATGGAAGTCCAGCGCGGCGGCGTAGCCCAGGTTGAGCGCGATGAGCCTGTCGGGATCGCGCGGTCCGGTGGCGGGCCGGTCGGGATGCAGCTCCGCGACGCGGCGGCGGTACGCCTGCTTGAACGCGTGCAGGCCGCACTGCGGCGAGACGCCGAGCTCGGCATAGAGCCTTGCGAAGTCGGTCGCATGGTTCATCGCCGGGGCAGCGGCTTCAGGCGGCCAGCTGACGGCAGAACATGTGCGGCAGCTGCACCATGGCCCGGAACAGGTCCTGTCCCGTCTCCTTGGACACCGGGACGCGCTGCAGGTCGAGCGGTGCGGACGAGGCGCGGGCCACCCCGCCGTAGAAGGAGAACGCCTGCGCCACGCGGGCATCGCGCAGCAGGCGCATGGTGTTGTCGTCGAACGCGGTGGGGCCGCCGACGGGGTAGGCGAAGTGCGTCATGTCGATCCCGAGTTCCTCCCGCAGGCGCAGGGCGCAACCCTCGATTTCCGCGCGCTGCTCTTCGACCGGAAGGCTCGACAGGATCGGGTGGTTCACGGTGTGGCCGCCAATCGTCATGCCGGCCCGGGCCAGTGCGCGGACCATGTCCCAGTCCATCCACTGGCCTTCCACGGTGTCCGGTGGCTCGAGCCCGGTCTCCTCGGTGAGGCGGGCGCGGAACGGGAGCGTCTGCCCGAAGGGCAGGTCCTTGTAGGCGGCGATGATGCGCCGTATCCAGGCTTCGCGGTCCTTGCCGAGAGCGATCCGCCCGGCAATCCAGGGCGACAGGTCGAGCGTGCCGCTGGCGCTCTCGCGCACCTGCATGGCGATCGCGTCCCACCAGGGCAGGAGGTTGCGGTCTATGAAGCCGGTTGCAATGAAGAACGCCGCGGGCACGCGGTGGTGCTTCAGCACCGGCAGGGCGATGTCATGGTTGTCGAGATAGCCGTCGTCGAAGGTGATGGCCACGTAGCGGCCACTTGGACGGCGCAGCGCGTCGGCGATGTCGTCCAGGCCGATGATGTCGCAGTTGTCCTTCAGGAACCTGACCTGGGCGTCGAAACCCTCGGCCGTCGCGCTCCAGAGCCCACGGTCGTACCGCGAGCGGCTGCTGTCGCCCACGCGGTGGTAGTTGAGGACCAGCACTCCATCGTGAGGCAGCGCGGCGGCCACCAGGCGGCGCATGCCCGGTGTTGCCAAGACCTTCGCAGCCATGTCCCGTTTCATCATTCCATGCCCCCACATGCGCGGCCTGTTACCGGCCGGATATCCGTTGTCCCTTACCAACGGCAAATGCTGTCGCAACCAGCCATCTGGAAAAGCAGTCAACATGCATCGACATAGCGTGCCACCCCGGTACAGCGTTTACACCGGTGGCTCACCGCACGGCAAGCGACTGGCGGCATGCTGGATCCTGGTCGCGCTGGCGGGCCTCGCAGCACCCGCACACGCCCGCGAATGGTTCGTCTCGACCGGGGGCAGCGACAGCAACGACGGCTCCCTGGCGCGCCCCTTCCGGACGATCGGGCACGTGCTGTCGCCGGAGAGCGCGCTGGTCCGCGATGGCGACACCGTCACCCTGCGCGCGCCCGAGGGCAACCGCACCTATTCCGAGTGCGACGTGCGCCTGCGCGTCAGGCTGGTGCTGCGGTCGCACCCCGGTGAGCGCGCGCACATCCACTGCGACATCGCCACCCCGGACAGTGTCGCGGTGCAGATCGATCCCCCGGCCTCCGGGAGCCGCGTCAGCGGCCTGGAGATCAGCGGCGGGCGCTTCTATGGCGTGATGATGCAGACCGGCTGGGAACAGGAGGCCGCGCCGGCCGAGCGGGGCGCCTCCGACATCGTCCTCGAGGACCTGCTGATCCGGGACACGGGGCGTGACGGCATCAAGATCACCCCGAAGTCGGACAACATCACCATCCGCCGCACCGAGATCCGCGACACCGGCGCGATCTACGCGCCCGGCACGCCGCTGGAAGAGATGAACGCCGACGGCATCGACAACGTCAACGGTTCGGGGATGGTGGTGGAAGACAGCTACATCCACGATATCGCCACGACCGGCCTGTACTTCAAGGGTGGAGCGGCCGACGTGGTGGTGCAGCGCAACCGCATCGAGGACACCGGGATGGCGGGCATCCTGGTGGGGTTCGACACCAGCCTGGAATTCTTCGATACCGCGCTCAACCCGGAATACCACGAGTCGATCCGCGGGGTGGTGCGCAACAACGTGGTGCGCAACACCAACTACGCGGGCATCGGCCTGTACGCGGCCAAGGACGCCGTGGTGGTGAACAACACGATCGACAACGCCGCCCGGGTCGGGCATGCCGCACTGTACTTCGGCATCCCGTTCCAGGACTGGGATCCCGACGGTGGGCGTCCCCCGAGCGTGAATGCGACGCTTCGCAACAACCTGGTGCGCGGCAGTGGCGGCCGCTGTTTCGAGATCCGCCATTCCGACGAACTCGGTGGCTTGTCCGGCCTCACCGGCTGGCCGCACAGCGACCACAACGGCTATGCACCGGACTGCCTGCTGCGCGATGCCCGTCCGGGCTCGATCGCGCTTCCGCTGTCGCTGCCGGCATGGCGCCTGGCGAGCGGCACGGAGGCGGGAAGCGTGTCGGCCGATTTCGCGCTCGATGCCGACGGGCGGCCGGGCGCCGGCAGCGCGGCCATCGGTGCCGGCGTGCCGGTCGACGGCGTTTCCGATGACATCGAGGGTGCGCGCCGCGATGGCGCGCAGACCATTGGCGCGTACCACGTGCAGGTGCCGGTGGCCGTGCCCGCAGCCGGAGGAGCGGGCACGGGTGGCGGTGACGCGCCGGCCACTGCGCAGGCGGAGACCATGGTCGCCGCCGCGGTCCTTCCGCTCGCATGGCTGGCGGGCGGGCGCGGTATCACGACGCTGTTGCCCGCGATCGGCGCGGCGCTCCTTGCCGCGCTGGCACTGTTGGCCATGGTCGCCGGCGCAATCCTGGTGCGGCGGCGCAACGTCACGGACTGGCTCGCCGCCTACCTGCGGCAGGATTGGCGCGCCCCGGTCCCGCACGGAACGACCCGGCACCTCATGTTCTGTTTCGTCGACCACTACGAGCCCGCCTGGGGCAATCCCGGACGCGCGCGCGAGGATGCGCGCGTCGCCCGCTGGCTCGAAGAGCTGCCCCGCCTGTGCGCCAGCCATCGCGATTCGGAAGGTCGTCCGCCGATGCACACGTTCTTCTATCCGGAGGAGGAGTACCGGCCCGAGCACCTGGATGCGCTCGCGACGCTGTGCCGGATGGGGCTCGGCGAGATCGAGATCCACCTCCACCACGACAACGACACCGAAGCCGAGCTGCGCCGCAAGCTCTCGCGCTTCACCGAGCTGCTGGCGAGCGACCACGATGCGCTCCCGCGCGATCCCGTGACCGGCCAGCCGCGGTGGGCCTTCATCCACGGCAACTGGGCGCTCGACAACAGCCACCCGTCGGGCCGCCACTGCGGCGTCGACAACGAACTGGTCGTGCTGCGGGAGGAGGGCTGCTACGCGGACTTCACCTTCCCCGCGGCTCCCGACCCGTGCCAGACGCGCGCCATCAACCGCATCTACTACGCCAAGGACGATCCATGCCGGCCGAAGTCCCACGATCGCGGTCCGCGCGTCCGCGTGGGCGGTTCCGCGGAGGGCGACCTGATGCTCATACAGGGCCCGCTGGGATTCCGTTGGCGGAGCCGCAAGTTCGGCCTGGTGCCGCGAATCGAGAACGCCGACGTCCGCGCGGTGGCGCCGCCCACCACCGACCGCATCGATGCCTGGGTGCGCACGGGGATCCACGTCGAAGGTCGGCCGGAGTGGATCTTCGTCAAGATCCACACCCACGGAGCCGAGGACCGTGACATGGATACGCTGCTGGGCGCTGCCATGGACCAGGCGCACTCGTACCTGGAGTCGCGCTACAACGATGGTCGCGAATGGAAGCTGCACTACGTCAGCGCGCGCGAGGCCTACAACATCGCCAAGGCCGCGGAGGCCGGCCTGCAGGGCGACCCTGGCATGTACCGCGACCACGCCATTCCCCGTCCCCACTATCGGCCGCGGCGCGGCGCGGCGGCCACGAGCACCGTCGGAGAGCGCGCGGCGCTTACTCCGTGACCGGACCACGGGATCACGGGGCCACAGGGGGAAAGGGATGAGGGTTGGAATCGTGGGTTGCGGCAAGATCGCCGATGGCCATGCCGAACAGCTGCGCGCCATCGGGCGCGCGCAGCTTGTGGCGGCCTGCGACCGTGAGCCGCTCATGGCCGAACAGTTCTCGCAGCGCTGGGGTGGCCTGGCGCAATACGCGGACATGGCGGAGATGGTGCTGCGGGAGCGACTGGACGTGGTGCACGTGGCGACGCCGCCCGATTCACACGTGGCGTTGGCGTGCAGCGCGCTGGAAATGGGTTGCCATGTCTTCGTGGAAAAGCCCTTCGCGCTCGACGGCGAGGGTGCGCGCAGGATCCTCGATTGCGCGAACGCGGTTGGCAGGCGCGTCAGCGTCAATTACCTCTACAACTTCGAATCACCCGCGCTCGAGCTGGGAAGGCTGCTGGCCGACGGCGCGCTGGGCGAGGTCGTGCACGTGGAGACCTGCTACGGCTACAACCTGGCCGGGGACTACGGGATCGCGGTGATGTCCGATCCCGCGCACTGGGTGCACCGGCTGCCCGGCAAGCTGTTCCACAACGTGATCGACCACGTGCTGGCCAAGGTCGTGCCGATGCTGTCCGAACCGGTCGTGGTGTGCGCCGATGCGCGGCGCATGCGCCCGGCGAGCGGCGACGCGGTGGTCGACGCCATGCCCGATGAGCTCAGGTTGCTGCTGAAGGACCGCGACGGCAGGACGGTGTCGGCGATGGTCGGCTCGCATGCGCGGCCGATCGGCCATGCCATGAAGGTGTACGGGACCCGCGACACGGTGGAGCTGGATTACGCGGCGCGCACGCTGGTGCGCAGCGCCCGCCAGGACCAGCCGAGTGCCGTGGGTCGCCTGTTCCCGGCCTGGGTGCAGGCCTGGCGGTACGCGCGCTGCGGGGTGCGCAACCTGGGTGCCTTCGGTCGCCACGAGTTCCATTACTTCCAGTGCATGCGGGTGCTGTTGACCCGCTTCTACGACGCCATCGAGGGGCGCGGCGAGGACCCCGTGCCGCAGGCGGAGATCCTGCGCGTGGCCGCGATCATCGATGGCATCGTCGACGCCCTGGCGCAGCGGCCATGAAGGTCCTGCTGACGGGGGCGGGCGGGTTCCTGGGCCGGTGCGTGGCCGACAGCCTGCTCGCGGCGGGTATCGACGACCTGCGCCTGCACTTCCGCGGTGACCCGCCCCACGGTCTGCTCGAGGACCTGGGTCGGCGCCACCCGGGTGCGCGCATCGAGGCTTCCGCGGCCAACCTGCTGTATGCCCGCGACCTGCCGGCGCTGGTCGCGGGCGTGGAGTGCATCGTGCACGCGGCGGCGGGCATGCGCGGCTCGGCCGCCGACATGTTCGCCAACACCGTGGTCGGCACGCGCAACCTGCTCGACGCCGCCGCGGGGGCTGGCGTGAGGCGCGTGGTGATGGTCGGGTCATTCTCGGTCTACCGCACCGAGTCGCTGCCGCGGGGCGCGGTGCACGACGAATCCGTCCCGATCGAGGACGTCGGCATCGAGAAGGGAGCCTACGCCCACGCCAAGACGCGCCAGGAGCATCTGCTGGCCGAATACCGCGGCAGGTACGGATTCGAGACCATCGTGTTGCGGCCCGGCGTCATCTACGGCCCCGGTGGCGGCGCGTTCTCGTCGCGGGTGGGTATCCGCGCCATGGGCGTGTTCTTCAGCCTTGGTCGCGGCGCCGAGCTGCCGCTGACGTTCGTCGAGAACTGCGCCGATGCGGTGGCACAGGCCACGCTCAACGGCGTCGATGGCCGCGCCTACAACGTCGTCGACGACGAGCTGCCGAGCTGCAGCCAGTACCTCCGCGGCTACCAGGCCAGGGTCGGGCGACTGCGCGTGCTGGCGGTGCCTTACTGGCTCTTCCTGCTCGGCTCGCGTTGGCTCGTGCGCTACAACCGCGTGTCGAAGGGCCAGCTTCCGGCCGTATTCACCCCTTACGTGGTGCGCTCGATGTACCGTCCGTTCCGGCATTCCAACGCGGCGCTGAAGGCGTTGGGCTGGCGGCAACGGGTTCCGACGCAGGACGGGCTTGCGCGCACGTTCGAAGCGCTGGCCGGCAAGCCGCCCTAGCGCGTGAGGCCCTGCGGCAACGCAGCTTCCGTCCCGCCCAGCGCCCTCTGGTAGAACGCATCGTAACTGGCCCGCATGACATCGACCGACCCGTGCAACTCCACCCGATGCCGCGCCGCCGCGCCCAGCCGGCCGCGCAGCGCGTCGTCGCGCAGCAGTTCGTGCAGGATGCCCTGCAGCGCCAGGCCGTCGGTGGGGGCGAACAGGCGGCCGTTGTCGCCATCCGAAACAATTTCGACATTGCCGCCGACGCGGCCGGCCACGACCGCCAGGCCGGCGGCGCAGGCTTCGAGCAGGGCGATCGACAGGCCTTCGGTGAGCGACGGCAGCGCGAAGACGTCGAAGGCGGGCAGCAGCGCCTGCACGTTGTTCCGCGGGCCCGACAGCAACACCCGGTCGGCGATTCCCAGCCGGTCGGCGAGTGCCTCGAGGTCGGCGGAAAGCGGGCCTTCGCCGACCAGCACGACCTTCAGGCGCGGGAAGCTCGCGAGCAGTGCCGGCACCTGCTCCAGGACGATGCGATGGTTCTTGAGTTCCACCAGCCGCCCGACGCAGCCGATCACCGGTCCGTCGTGCTCGGACAGGCCCAGCGCCCTGCGTGCATCGACGCGCGCGGCCACGGGATCGGCATGGCGGACGATCGGGATGCCGTTGTGAACCACCTCCGCCAGCTGCGCGCGCGCCGTGCCGTTCGCGACCAGCTGGTCGTGGACCTGCTGGCCCACCATCGCGATGCGCCGCGTCCGCGCCAGCGACCAGCGATACAGCATGCGCAGGCGCCGGTTCGACAGCCTCCCGCCCATGTTGTGGCAGGTGTTGACGAGGGTCGCGTGGCGGTTGAACAGCATCGCCAGCGCCGCGTAGTAGCTGGGCACGAAGTTGTGCGTGTGCACGATGTCCGCCCGCAGGCTGCGCGCGCTGGAGCGCAGGGCGCGCAGCACGCCGACATCAAGCGGACGGCGCTTGCCACCGATGACCACCGGCACGCCGGCCGCTTCCAGTTCCGCGCGGAATCCTGCGGTGTCGTTGATGCTGAAGACCGTCACCCGGTGGCCGTGCGCGGTCTGGGCGATGGCCAGGTCGGCGACCACGCGCTCCAGGCCGCCGAGGTCGAGCGAATCGACGACGTGGATGACCGCGAGTTTCCGGGAGGGTTCCATCGGGCGAGCATAGACGGCGTGCCCATGGTGCGCGAGGACCACGCCGGGGAGGTGCCGGATGCCGATGGTCAGTGAGCGGATGCCGACGCGCCCCGGCCTGGCCGGCATACGTGCCTGCGTGATCGGCCCGGACATCCTCCACCGCCAGGCACTGCTGGCGATGTTCTCGGCGCTGTCGATCGAGGCAGCCAGCGCCGATGACTCCCACACCTTCCTCTCGCGCGACGGCGGCGACCGCCGCGGCCGCGTGGCGCGGGCGATGGACATCGCCTGGGGGACGCGCGACCCGTCCTGGATGCGCTATGTGCTGGACGCCATCGACGCGAGCCGCGCCGACGTGCTGGTGTTCCACTGGGGCACGTTGCCGCTGGCGGACATCGTTGCCATCAGGCGCGCGCGGCCGGCGCTCAGGACCATGTTGATGCTGCTGTGCTTTCCGCTGGCATTGTCGGCGGCCGGGATCGCGCGCC
This Luteimonas sp. MC1572 DNA region includes the following protein-coding sequences:
- a CDS encoding right-handed parallel beta-helix repeat-containing protein — translated: MHRHSVPPRYSVYTGGSPHGKRLAACWILVALAGLAAPAHAREWFVSTGGSDSNDGSLARPFRTIGHVLSPESALVRDGDTVTLRAPEGNRTYSECDVRLRVRLVLRSHPGERAHIHCDIATPDSVAVQIDPPASGSRVSGLEISGGRFYGVMMQTGWEQEAAPAERGASDIVLEDLLIRDTGRDGIKITPKSDNITIRRTEIRDTGAIYAPGTPLEEMNADGIDNVNGSGMVVEDSYIHDIATTGLYFKGGAADVVVQRNRIEDTGMAGILVGFDTSLEFFDTALNPEYHESIRGVVRNNVVRNTNYAGIGLYAAKDAVVVNNTIDNAARVGHAALYFGIPFQDWDPDGGRPPSVNATLRNNLVRGSGGRCFEIRHSDELGGLSGLTGWPHSDHNGYAPDCLLRDARPGSIALPLSLPAWRLASGTEAGSVSADFALDADGRPGAGSAAIGAGVPVDGVSDDIEGARRDGAQTIGAYHVQVPVAVPAAGGAGTGGGDAPATAQAETMVAAAVLPLAWLAGGRGITTLLPAIGAALLAALALLAMVAGAILVRRRNVTDWLAAYLRQDWRAPVPHGTTRHLMFCFVDHYEPAWGNPGRAREDARVARWLEELPRLCASHRDSEGRPPMHTFFYPEEEYRPEHLDALATLCRMGLGEIEIHLHHDNDTEAELRRKLSRFTELLASDHDALPRDPVTGQPRWAFIHGNWALDNSHPSGRHCGVDNELVVLREEGCYADFTFPAAPDPCQTRAINRIYYAKDDPCRPKSHDRGPRVRVGGSAEGDLMLIQGPLGFRWRSRKFGLVPRIENADVRAVAPPTTDRIDAWVRTGIHVEGRPEWIFVKIHTHGAEDRDMDTLLGAAMDQAHSYLESRYNDGREWKLHYVSAREAYNIAKAAEAGLQGDPGMYRDHAIPRPHYRPRRGAAATSTVGERAALTP
- a CDS encoding polysaccharide deacetylase family protein; amino-acid sequence: MAAKVLATPGMRRLVAAALPHDGVLVLNYHRVGDSSRSRYDRGLWSATAEGFDAQVRFLKDNCDIIGLDDIADALRRPSGRYVAITFDDGYLDNHDIALPVLKHHRVPAAFFIATGFIDRNLLPWWDAIAMQVRESASGTLDLSPWIAGRIALGKDREAWIRRIIAAYKDLPFGQTLPFRARLTEETGLEPPDTVEGQWMDWDMVRALARAGMTIGGHTVNHPILSSLPVEEQRAEIEGCALRLREELGIDMTHFAYPVGGPTAFDDNTMRLLRDARVAQAFSFYGGVARASSAPLDLQRVPVSKETGQDLFRAMVQLPHMFCRQLAA
- a CDS encoding NAD(P)-dependent oxidoreductase; translated protein: MKVLLTGAGGFLGRCVADSLLAAGIDDLRLHFRGDPPHGLLEDLGRRHPGARIEASAANLLYARDLPALVAGVECIVHAAAGMRGSAADMFANTVVGTRNLLDAAAGAGVRRVVMVGSFSVYRTESLPRGAVHDESVPIEDVGIEKGAYAHAKTRQEHLLAEYRGRYGFETIVLRPGVIYGPGGGAFSSRVGIRAMGVFFSLGRGAELPLTFVENCADAVAQATLNGVDGRAYNVVDDELPSCSQYLRGYQARVGRLRVLAVPYWLFLLGSRWLVRYNRVSKGQLPAVFTPYVVRSMYRPFRHSNAALKALGWRQRVPTQDGLARTFEALAGKPP
- a CDS encoding Gfo/Idh/MocA family oxidoreductase translates to MRVGIVGCGKIADGHAEQLRAIGRAQLVAACDREPLMAEQFSQRWGGLAQYADMAEMVLRERLDVVHVATPPDSHVALACSALEMGCHVFVEKPFALDGEGARRILDCANAVGRRVSVNYLYNFESPALELGRLLADGALGEVVHVETCYGYNLAGDYGIAVMSDPAHWVHRLPGKLFHNVIDHVLAKVVPMLSEPVVVCADARRMRPASGDAVVDAMPDELRLLLKDRDGRTVSAMVGSHARPIGHAMKVYGTRDTVELDYAARTLVRSARQDQPSAVGRLFPAWVQAWRYARCGVRNLGAFGRHEFHYFQCMRVLLTRFYDAIEGRGEDPVPQAEILRVAAIIDGIVDALAQRP